One region of Mycolicibacterium lutetiense genomic DNA includes:
- a CDS encoding M23 family metallopeptidase encodes MRIRYPMAVLALILAGCSSAQTPQSESTTTTTAPPPVVTPVVGSVLAEPVPVAATDGRTHLAYELMLTNTSPSVVTLNSLSTVAGDRKLLTLSGDSLKYWTRVVGNSAVGTNVIGPGQSAYVWLDVIADEPTQVPGELTHELGITVAKPMPPLVPPTLTESVAPVSVQTRKPVSISPPLTGDNWVDANSCCDMTPHRMALNPINGKLWAAERFAIDYVQLGADGRIFAGDRAKVASYPYFGSEIHAVADGPVVAVLDGLNEQVPGVTPNGLNLPQFGGNHIVQDIGDGNYAFYAHLRPNSLKVKPGDTLSTGQVIGALGNSGNSDAPHLHFHVMDGPDPLASNGLPFTFKSFRLDSRLTSLAAADSLFDGRPAARQPGFAERDQTDVSPLVLDVMTYATG; translated from the coding sequence ATGCGAATCCGATATCCCATGGCAGTACTCGCCCTGATCTTGGCGGGCTGTTCGTCGGCGCAGACTCCGCAGTCGGAGTCCACGACCACCACCACGGCTCCGCCGCCGGTCGTCACGCCGGTGGTGGGATCGGTTCTGGCCGAACCGGTTCCGGTGGCGGCCACCGATGGCCGCACCCACCTGGCGTACGAGTTGATGCTCACCAACACCTCACCGTCCGTCGTCACCCTCAACTCGCTGAGCACCGTGGCCGGTGACCGCAAGTTGCTCACCCTGTCCGGGGACAGCCTCAAGTACTGGACCAGGGTCGTGGGTAATTCCGCTGTCGGAACCAACGTGATCGGCCCGGGACAGAGCGCCTATGTGTGGCTGGACGTGATCGCCGACGAGCCTACGCAGGTGCCAGGAGAACTCACCCACGAGCTCGGGATCACCGTGGCCAAGCCGATGCCGCCGCTCGTCCCGCCGACCCTGACCGAGTCCGTGGCGCCGGTGTCTGTCCAGACCCGTAAGCCGGTGTCCATCTCCCCGCCCCTGACCGGCGACAACTGGGTCGACGCCAACAGTTGCTGCGATATGACACCGCACCGGATGGCACTCAACCCGATCAACGGAAAGCTTTGGGCAGCAGAACGATTCGCGATCGACTATGTACAGCTCGGCGCCGACGGCCGGATATTCGCGGGCGATCGGGCCAAGGTCGCGAGCTACCCGTATTTCGGCTCGGAGATCCACGCGGTGGCCGACGGGCCCGTCGTGGCGGTGCTCGACGGACTGAACGAGCAGGTTCCCGGTGTCACGCCGAACGGCCTGAACCTGCCGCAGTTCGGCGGCAACCACATCGTGCAGGACATCGGTGACGGCAACTACGCCTTCTACGCGCACCTGCGACCGAACAGCCTCAAGGTCAAGCCCGGGGACACACTCAGCACCGGACAGGTCATCGGCGCCCTGGGGAACTCCGGCAACTCCGATGCACCGCATCTGCACTTCCACGTGATGGACGGCCCGGATCCGTTGGCGTCCAATGGTTTACCATTTACCTTCAAATCGTTCCGGCTCGATTCGCGGCTGACCTCGCTGGCCGCCGCCGATTCGCTGTTCGACGGCAGGCCGGCCGCACGGCAACCGGGCTTCGCCGAGCGCGACCAGACCGACGTCAGCCCACTGGTATTGGATGTGATGACATATGCGACGGGCTAG